Proteins encoded by one window of Streptomyces sp. LX-29:
- a CDS encoding energy-coupling factor transporter transmembrane component T produces MTDETTPASRRGTASAPLAGPATRPATRPTLPRPRRVLARREPTGARRDALHAGAWWLWALGLATAASRTTNPLLLGLLIAVAGYVVAVRRTDAPWARSYAAFLRLGLVVLAIRLGFAVFLGSPIPGTRVLFTLPEVPLPEWAQGVRLGGRVTAEGLLFALYDGLKLATLLICVGAANALANPARLLKSLPGALYEAGVAVVVALTFAPNLVSDVRRLRATRRLRGRPTRGVKALLQVGLPVLEGALERSVALAAAMDARGYGRTAQVPTVVRHTTTALTLGGLLGVCAGSYGLLAAEGAGYGLPLLLAGLGAALGGLWLGRRRTVRTRYRPDPWGARAWLVSGSGAAVALLMIWASSYAPEALHPPAVPLTAPTLPLWPALSVLLGLVPAFAAPPPPPRMGAHPTSVRTRKPSVRTRKADRGEADPKETTP; encoded by the coding sequence ATGACCGACGAGACCACCCCCGCGTCCCGCCGCGGCACCGCGTCCGCGCCCCTCGCCGGGCCGGCGACCCGGCCGGCGACCCGGCCGACGCTCCCCCGCCCCCGTCGCGTCCTCGCGCGCCGGGAGCCGACCGGCGCACGCCGCGACGCGCTGCACGCCGGGGCCTGGTGGCTGTGGGCGCTGGGGCTGGCGACCGCGGCCTCACGGACGACCAATCCGCTGCTGCTCGGGCTGCTGATCGCGGTCGCCGGGTATGTGGTGGCGGTGCGGCGGACGGACGCGCCGTGGGCCCGGTCGTACGCGGCGTTCCTGCGGCTGGGCCTGGTCGTGCTGGCGATCCGGCTGGGGTTCGCGGTCTTCCTGGGATCGCCGATCCCGGGAACCCGGGTCCTGTTCACGCTGCCCGAGGTGCCGCTCCCGGAGTGGGCCCAGGGCGTGCGGCTCGGTGGCCGGGTGACGGCGGAGGGGCTGCTCTTCGCGCTGTACGACGGGCTGAAGCTGGCCACCCTGCTGATCTGCGTCGGCGCCGCGAACGCGCTCGCCAACCCGGCCCGGCTGCTGAAGTCCCTCCCCGGCGCGCTCTACGAGGCGGGCGTGGCCGTGGTCGTGGCGCTGACCTTCGCGCCGAACCTCGTCTCCGACGTGCGGCGGCTGCGCGCCACGCGCCGGCTGCGCGGCCGCCCCACCCGTGGCGTGAAGGCGCTGCTCCAGGTCGGGCTGCCGGTGCTGGAGGGGGCGTTGGAGCGCTCGGTGGCGCTGGCCGCGGCGATGGACGCGCGCGGCTACGGCCGCACGGCCCAGGTGCCGACCGTCGTGCGGCACACCACCACCGCCCTCACCCTCGGCGGCCTGCTCGGCGTCTGCGCCGGCAGCTACGGGCTGCTGGCCGCGGAGGGCGCCGGCTACGGGCTGCCGCTGCTGCTGGCCGGGCTCGGCGCCGCCCTCGGCGGGCTGTGGCTGGGCCGCCGGCGCACGGTCCGCACCCGCTACCGTCCCGACCCCTGGGGCGCCCGGGCCTGGCTGGTCTCCGGGTCGGGGGCGGCTGTGGCGCTCCTGATGATCTGGGCGTCCTCGTACGCGCCCGAGGCGCTGCACCCGCCCGCGGTCCCGCTCACCGCACCCACCCTCCCCCTGTGGCCCGCGCTGTCGGTGCTGCTCGGGCTGGTCCCCGCCTTCGCGGCCCCGCCGCCCCCACCGCGCATGGGCGCGCACCCCACGTCCGTGCGCACCCGGAAGCCGTCCGTACGCACCCGAAAGGCCGACCGCGGGGAGGCCGACCCGAAGGAGACCACGCCG
- a CDS encoding SCO2322 family protein produces MAATARRTAARAARRSAAPAARPADPTPVPPRRVQDAGPGRRRAAAPRAVRLGALLGAPLGLLLLVVGAAAPAHAQGYRYWSFWQREGGSWTYATEGPSTARPGDGDTVGFRFAVSEDSGDATRPRGTADFDTICADTPAKAGSKRVAIVLDFGTAADAPGDETPPRARTECARVDGSASAAEALAAVAKPLRYDSSAMLCGIAGYPATGCGELAEAGAGAKAERSGASKHASENRDEGPSAGLIGGVTAVVALGAAALWQARRRRA; encoded by the coding sequence ATGGCGGCCACGGCCCGACGGACCGCCGCGCGTGCCGCCCGACGGTCCGCCGCGCCCGCCGCCCGGCCGGCGGACCCCACACCCGTACCGCCCCGCCGCGTCCAGGACGCGGGTCCCGGCCGCCGTCGGGCCGCCGCGCCGCGGGCCGTCCGGCTCGGCGCGCTCCTCGGCGCGCCGCTCGGGCTGTTGCTGCTTGTGGTCGGCGCGGCGGCTCCCGCCCATGCTCAGGGGTACCGCTACTGGTCCTTCTGGCAGCGGGAGGGCGGTTCCTGGACGTACGCCACGGAGGGGCCGTCGACCGCGCGGCCCGGCGACGGTGACACCGTGGGCTTCCGGTTCGCCGTGAGCGAGGACTCCGGCGACGCCACCCGCCCGCGAGGCACCGCCGACTTCGACACGATCTGTGCGGACACGCCCGCGAAGGCGGGCAGCAAGCGGGTCGCGATCGTCCTGGACTTCGGCACTGCCGCCGACGCGCCGGGCGACGAGACCCCGCCCCGGGCCCGTACGGAGTGCGCCCGGGTCGACGGCTCGGCGAGCGCCGCCGAGGCGCTGGCCGCCGTCGCCAAGCCGCTGCGCTACGACTCCTCGGCGATGCTGTGCGGCATCGCCGGCTACCCGGCGACGGGCTGCGGCGAGCTGGCCGAGGCCGGCGCCGGTGCGAAGGCCGAGAGGTCCGGCGCCTCGAAGCACGCGTCGGAGAACCGGGACGAGGGCCCGTCCGCCGGTCTGATCGGCGGCGTCACCGCCGTCGTCGCCCTCGGCGCCGCCGCCCTCTGGCAGGCCCGTCGCCGCCGCGCATGA